Proteins encoded together in one Dehalococcoidia bacterium window:
- a CDS encoding GIY-YIG nuclease family protein, whose protein sequence is MSEYYVYMLANVSGTLYVGVTSDLHRRVFQHRQKLVEGFTRKYNVTMLVYFETTNDVGSAITREKQIKSWRRSKKIALVESLNPEWRDLSAGWYETRRDPALRSG, encoded by the coding sequence ATGAGCGAGTACTACGTCTATATGCTAGCGAACGTCTCTGGAACGCTGTATGTAGGCGTCACCAGTGATCTACATCGGAGAGTGTTCCAGCACAGGCAAAAGCTCGTCGAAGGGTTCACAAGGAAGTACAATGTCACGATGTTGGTTTACTTCGAGACGACCAATGACGTAGGGTCTGCGATAACTCGTGAGAAGCAGATCAAGAGCTGGCGAAGAAGCAAGAAGATAGCTTTGGTTGAGTCTTTGAACCCTGAGTGGCGAGACTTGAGCGCAGGATGGTACGAGACCAGGAGAGACCCCGCGCTGCGCTCGGGGTGA